In one Fibrobacter sp. genomic region, the following are encoded:
- a CDS encoding GIY-YIG nuclease family protein, whose protein sequence is MKEKKPGFVYILTNPSFREDWIKIGKSSRPVDVRSRELDNTAVPLPFDVYATLQTCKYSEVEQLLHKTIDRLTDLRIRQSREFFNVSPAVALGILQDIALTLDDAVLSVPGQDSVQKEETADSGSRRSPFKFSMIGLKPGDLVVFSPTGLEVKVATDDQVEYEGRLWKLSPFAGTFMPEDLRVPSNAYQGAKFFTFNGEALTDLRERMEGCA, encoded by the coding sequence ATGAAAGAAAAAAAACCGGGGTTCGTGTACATTCTCACAAACCCGTCATTCCGGGAGGACTGGATAAAGATCGGCAAGTCCTCGCGTCCGGTTGATGTCCGTTCCCGTGAATTGGACAATACCGCTGTGCCTCTTCCTTTCGATGTGTATGCGACCTTGCAGACCTGCAAGTATTCGGAAGTCGAGCAGCTGCTCCATAAGACCATCGACCGATTGACCGATCTGCGAATCCGTCAAAGCAGGGAGTTCTTTAATGTCTCACCTGCCGTTGCCTTGGGCATCCTGCAGGATATCGCCTTGACTCTGGACGATGCTGTTCTGTCCGTTCCTGGCCAGGATTCCGTACAGAAAGAGGAGACCGCTGATTCCGGTTCCCGTCGCTCCCCGTTCAAGTTCTCGATGATTGGATTGAAGCCTGGGGATCTGGTTGTGTTCTCCCCTACCGGACTTGAGGTAAAGGTGGCCACCGATGACCAGGTGGAATATGAGGGCAGGCTCTGGAAGCTGTCGCCATTCGCAGGCACGTTCATGCCGGAGGATCTTCGCGTCCCTTCCAATGCATACCAGGGTGCAAAGTTTTTCACGTTCAATGGCGAGGCTCTTACCGATCTTCGTGAAAGGATGGAGGGTTGCGCATGA
- a CDS encoding DUF3450 domain-containing protein: MKFKGLNDNKVTKECGLSVGALGQARKGKCDLGKKTIEKILIKYQDLSRVWLLTGEGDMLVPQAQIVNSNVKGSTINAKNYNVGSGSITEGQDPSLLARIAVLENENEHLRSLVESLEADKKSLNERIDKLMDKL, encoded by the coding sequence GTGAAATTCAAGGGATTAAACGACAATAAGGTAACAAAAGAGTGCGGGCTTTCCGTTGGTGCTCTCGGCCAGGCTCGAAAAGGTAAGTGTGATTTGGGTAAGAAAACTATAGAAAAAATATTGATAAAGTATCAAGATTTGAGTCGCGTCTGGTTATTGACCGGAGAGGGTGATATGCTTGTCCCTCAAGCGCAAATCGTGAATTCAAATGTTAAGGGCAGCACAATCAATGCTAAAAATTATAACGTGGGATCCGGTTCGATTACCGAAGGCCAGGATCCTTCTCTCCTGGCTCGCATCGCTGTTCTGGAAAACGAAAACGAGCACCTTCGTTCTCTGGTTGAGTCCCTGGAGGCTGATAAGAAATCTTTAAATGAAAGAATTGATAAGCTGATGGATAAATTGTGA
- a CDS encoding helix-turn-helix domain-containing protein, which translates to MTNVRPNIPKDGHYNVTQTCRHLGINKDTLRKYTSLGWIKHHIQMGTCRKYYLGADILQFFDAAY; encoded by the coding sequence ATGACGAACGTGCGCCCGAACATACCGAAGGATGGCCACTACAACGTGACGCAGACCTGCCGACACCTTGGGATAAACAAGGACACCCTGCGGAAATACACGAGCCTGGGTTGGATCAAGCACCACATCCAGATGGGCACCTGCCGGAAATACTACCTGGGTGCCGACATTTTGCAATTTTTTGACGCAGCATATTAA